A genomic region of Danio aesculapii chromosome 21, fDanAes4.1, whole genome shotgun sequence contains the following coding sequences:
- the LOC130214262 gene encoding C-C chemokine receptor type 8-like yields the protein MNNSTLNFTTLEANTNHLSLLDSGEISLSCISILFGFPIHSYVLWLIVRGAESGVASEFFILNLSVCEIGNSLNALFNLLIDFFSQFTLIAYFLQGFAVTGRPLFQCLMCVERYLAVVHPVTFLKYKPLRYRVICCAVAWIITLGSCLFCMFTFESGLLSYIWFFSTQFFLFIFIQLFCLVAVLRALKQSEPGERKRKKEENHMKRRAFYIILITTINITVLYVPFSVTGFFVIVTQQYTFDGWFPASVCYALAGFVQPVLYLQRAGKLSCPTLGQILK from the coding sequence ATGAATAACAGTACTTTAAACTTTACCACACTTGAAGCAAACACAAATCACCTTTCGCTTTTGGACAGTGGTGAAATAAGTCTCTCATGCATCAGCATCCTGTTTGGTTTTCCTATTCACTCCTATGTTTTATGGCTCATCGTCAGAGGAGCAGAGAGTGGAGTTGCATCAGAATTCTTCATCCTCAATCTGTCTGTTTGTGAGATTGGTAACAGCCTCAATGCATTGTTTAACCTCCTGATAGATTTCTTTTCACAATTTACATTAATAGCATATTTTTTGCAAGGATTTGCTGTCACTGGCCgtcctctgtttcagtgtctgatgtgtgtagagcgttacctggcagtggttcatcctgtaacctttctgaagtacaaacctctcagatatagagtgATCTGCTGCGCTGTGGCCTGGATTATCACTCTTGGATCCTGTTTATTCTGCATGTTTACTTTCGAATCTGGCTTGCTGTCATATATTTGGTTCTTCTCAACGCAGTTTTTCCTCTTCATCTTCATCCAGTTGTTTTGTCTCgtggctgttctcagagctctgaagcagtcagaaccgggagagagaaagaggaagaaagaggaaaaccacatgaagagaagAGCGTTTTATATCAttctaataacaacaataaacattactgtactgtatgtgccaTTTAGTGTTACAGGATTCTTTGTCATTGTAACTCAACAGTATACTTTTGATGGTTGGTTTCCTGCTTCTGTCTGTTATGCGCTAGCTGGTTTTGTGCAGCCTGTTCTTTATTTACAACGAGCTGGAAAACTCTCATGCCCCACCTTAGGACAAATattgaagtaa
- the LOC130214263 gene encoding uracil nucleotide/cysteinyl leukotriene receptor-like — protein sequence MNDSTVNFTLPEVSGENSLDLYLYGINFLFGFPTHSYVVWLIITGTQSGVASEFFNLNLSVCEIGVCLSCFLFILGGCFAFSHLGTLTWFLLGLIVTGRPLFQCLMCVERYLAVVHPVTFLKCKPLRYRVICCVIVWIIILSSCLCSMLGVILRFNFVYTWFLFPQFVLFLSIQLFCLVAVLRALKQSGPGERAREKEENHMKRRAFHLILITSLTMCVIYFPFIIFGLTVILLQQFMGGFFSFGFTCYMLGGFVQPVLYMHRAGKLFCLCCP from the coding sequence ATGAATGACTCCACAGTGAACTTCACTTTACCTGAAGTCTCTGGAGAGAACAGCCTGGACCTTTATCTGTACGGCATTAATTTTCTGTTCGGTTTTCCAACACACTCCTATGTTGTATGGCTCATTATTACAGGAACACAAAGTGGAGTTGCATCAGAGTTCTTCAATCTCAACCTGTCTGTTTGTGAGATTGGTGTCTGTCTGAGTTGTTTTCTGTTTATACTTGGTGGTTGCTTTGCGTTTTCACATCTGGGAACATTAACGTGGTTTTTATTAGGACTAATCGTCACCGGTCGTCCTCTGTTTCAGTGCCTGatgtgtgttgagcgttacctggcagttgttcatcctgtaacctttctgaagtgcaaacctctcagatatagagtgATCTGCTGTGTTATCGTCTGGATTATTATTCTTAGCTCTTGTTTGTGTAGTATGCTTGGCGTAATCTTACGTTTTAATTTTGTATATACATGGTTCTTATTCCCTCAGTTCGTCCTCTTCCTCTCCatccagttgttttgtcttgtggctgttctcagagctctgaagcagtcaggtccaggagagagagcgagagagaaagaggaaaaccacatgaagagaagAGCGTTTCATCTTATTCTAATAACTTCTCTGACAATGTGTGTTATATATTTTCCGTTCATAATCTTTGGGCTCACTGTTATTCTTTTACAACAATTTATGGggggatttttttcttttggctttACATGTTATATGCTTGGTGGTTTTGTTCAGCCTGTTCTTTACATGCACAGAGCTGGAAAACTCTTCTGTCTTTGCTGTCCATAA
- the LOC130214264 gene encoding uracil nucleotide/cysteinyl leukotriene receptor-like, which produces MSNSTVNFTSPEASTNKFGSENSLDLYLYSINVLFGFPTHSYVLWLIITGTKSGVASEFFNLNLSVCEIGVCLNCLLFILSSCFALSHLGTSIWFLLGLIVTGRPLFQCLMCVERYLAVVHPVTFLKYKPLRYRVICCGVVWIIIIGSCLCGMFCFMLNYVFVYTWFFSPQFLILLSIQLFCLVAVLRTLKQSGPGERAREKEENHMKRRAFYLILITTLTMCVIYIPMIIYGISVIVTSKLIKGLFSFGFICYVFGGFVQPVVYLHRVGKLSCLCWP; this is translated from the coding sequence ATGAGTAACTCTACAGTGAACTTCACCTCACCTGAAGCCTCTACAAACAAATTTGGTTCAGAGAACAGCCTGGACCTTTATCTGTACAGCATCAATGTGCTGTTTGGTTTTCCGACACACTCCTATGTTTTATGGCTCATCATCACTGGAACTAAAAGTGGAGTTGCATCAGAGTTCTTCAACCTCAACCTGTCTGTTTGTGAGATTGGTGTCTGTTTGAATTGTTTGCTGTTTATACTTAGTAGTTGCTTTGCACTTTCACATCTGGGAACATCAATATGGTTTTTATTAGGACTAATCGTCACTGGTCGTCCTCTGTTCcagtgtctgatgtgtgttgagcgttacctggcagtagttcatcctgtaacctttctgaagtacaaaccgctcagatatagagtgatctgctgtggtgttgtctggattattattattggttcttGTTTGTGCggcatgttttgttttatgttaaattatgtttttgtatATACTTGGTTCTTCTCCCCACAGTTTCTCATCCTCCTCTCCatccagttgttttgtcttgtggctgttctcagaactctgaagcagtcaggaccaggagagagagcgagagagaaagaggaaaaccacatgaagagaagAGCTTTTTATCTTATTCTGATTACTACTCTGACAATGTGTGTTATATACATCCCAATGATAATCTATGGGATCTCTGTTATTGTGACGTCAAAATTAATTAAGGGACTTTTTTCCTTTGGTTTTATTTGTTATGTGTTTGGTGGTTTTGTTCAGCCTGTTGTTTACCTGCACAGAGTCGGAAAACTCTCCTGTCTTTGCTGGCCGTAA